TACGTAAGTGCTTTATGGGTGAGAGCATCGCTTTCGTTAGTTCAATGCTGAAGGAGCGCGATCGCTCTGGTTCTACAAAGCAAGTCGCTGCTTCATTCTATTTCTTTATGTAAATCTTATTAGGGTGCATATTCTCAAAGTAGGCGATCGCAGCTTCACCAAATGCTTTGACCGCCGCTGCACCTACTGCAGGTTGAACCAGTCCTCCGATAACGGGTATAAAACCTGCAATTGTACCGCCCGCTCTAGCAAGTAACTGCCCGCCACCTGCTGCAATAATTGCAGCAGCAAGCGCCCCCGCTCCTCCTGCAGCAATGATATCGACATCGTAGATTTGAGCAATACGGGTTACCACGGCAGCCTGTACGACAGTGAGACTCGCATTAAAAACACCCGCACCAACAACAGGAATACTACCTGCTACACCAGTGGCAGCCCCACCCCCCATCAATGGCACGACTTGTTCGGGTTGAGGTAAGTCATCATACTCTATGCTCTCGACAGTCCAATCATCTTTTTCCGTTACAGGCTCAAAAGTCCAACAACCTTCCGTGGTTTCTTCAACCACCTCAGTATTAGCAACTGTGTTAAAGTCCTCAACCCAAGCTTCTGCTTCACTCGGTGATTCAGGACTTTCCACTAAAACCAACCGACCTTCCTTGTACGCCTGCCGCAATGCTATAGCCTCAGCTACAATTCGCTGTGCTGTCAACCCTTCCTCATCCATCATCTTTTGCAAAGTCGTTCCCGTGCGATCGCCTGTTTCGTGAATGGGTGGAATTTGGCAATAGCGCCCCCCATTCTTCGTCCGCCGCCAAATGCTCGGTTGTTCTGGTTTTGGTTCTCTAGGCTGTTGCTGCTTGGCAATCAGGTCCCGCACTGTTTGTTGGTTAATTTCTGGTGCAGAGAGTAGTTGGTCGATAACGCTTTGGTACTTTTTAGGATTATTTGCCAAACGGAAGAGCGTTGCTGGTTCGATTTTGGCTAAATCTTCACTTGAAAAGTGCTTGAATGCCTCAGCTACTTTCAAGTACTTCCGGTCTTCATTCTTCCAACCGTACTGCTTAAGAAGCTTTTTATACTCTCTTTTGGATAAGTGCTCTTTCTGTTGGGCAAGCATCATGGCATGAGTCAGGATGTTTTGGGTTGCCCAAGAGAGTCCATCAAAGGAATCATCAGGGGTTTCTGGGGCTATGGCATTGGCTTGGGCAAAGATGTACTGGTTAAGTTCTCGTTGAGCAAGAATTTGTTCGTTTGGTGCAAAGGCTTGAAATTGTGGCATTATAGGATTTGATTTAGGTTTTGTTGAAGGCGATCGCATTTTGATTGGTATCAGAGCGATCGCCTTTGTTTTTTGGCAAATTTTATTTGCTCTTTTTCTTATCATTGTACGCTTTAGTGCATACGAATACAAGTTTCAAGCATAATTTATTTATATAAAAACTGTTATTATTTGTCTTTCCACCAAAATTGTGTTAAATTGTGTCCATCAGTACGATAGGAGGCATGAAAAAGATTTACTGTCGCCTAGCCGTGTTGATGGCAGAAAAAGACCCCCAGTTGTCTCAAAGACAACTCTCAAGAGAAACAGGACTGGATATCACAACCATCAACCGCTTATTTACAAACAAGTTCAGTCGAGTAGATGTAACTACCATAGAAGTCCTGTGTAACTATTTTGGTAAGGATGTAGGTGATTTACTACAAATGAGGCAACCTGAGGATATTCCGCAAAGAAGAACCAGAAAGCGTGCTAAATCAGAGCCATCTTCAGAAGAGGCAGCTTAATTTAATCGCGAGATGGATAAAATTGGAGGGGTGATATGTCAGAGATCAATCCTGCTACGGCGACTATCCAAGCGAAGTATCGTACTCTTGGAGCCAGTTAAAAATGTTCAAAAAAAACGCTATGTTACCCCTTGATGTCAATCCAGCAGAGTGCTTACAGCAAATCGTTTCAGCTAAAATCACAATCTTTGATACGACTTTACGAGATGGAGAACTTGCCTTGAAACGCAAGCTGACAGTCGAGCAAAAGATTCGTTTGGCAATAATTCTTGATGAAATGGGAGTAGATGCGATTGAGGTTGGTTATCCAGGAGCCTTCCACAAAGACTGTGATGAAATTTTCAGGGTGTCTCAGCAGGTCAAAAATTCTACCATCTGCGGTTTGGCAAGTAGTCAACCAGATGAAATTACTGCGGTTGCGGTGGCACTCAAAGTTGCTGTTCGAGGACGCATCAATGTGTTCACGCCCATCGGCATTCAGGCAAATATGGCGGCATCAGAGGTTTTGGAAACGATCCGAAGTAGTGTATCTCTAGCAAGGAATTACTGCCCGGATGTGGAATGGTCAGCCTTTGATGCTACGCGCAGCCATCCTGACTTGTTATGCAAAGCGGTTGAAACAGCGATTAAAAGTGGTGCAACGACGATCTCCATTCCTGATAGTCTAGGAGTTGCCTCGCCCATAGAATTTTCTCACCTCATTGAAACGGTGATGCATCAAGTCCCCAATATGGACTCTTGCACTCTTGCAGTTCACTGCCACGATGACCTGGGGTTTGCGGTCGATAATTCCCTAGCAGCCTTGGATGTAGGAGCAAGGCAAATTGAATGCTCGATTAACGGATTGGGAGTACGTGCTGGCAATGCTGACTTGGCAAAGGTTGTGGAGGCGATCGCCCATCATCCCACCTACTACAGCGCTATCGATTTCTCATGGCTCAACCAGGCATCTGAGATGGTGAGTCAATTTACCGCAGTTTCAAAGTAGTTCGGGTGCTATGCGCTCCTGAACAATTCTCCTACCACTTTGCGATCGCAGGAACGATACACCTTTATGTTCATCATTTCCTTTTGAATTTGTTTTGTTCTATAAAATGGCTTCAAAATCAACCATCTCGATTCCGTATTTATCTTGGCTCAAGGAGACACAATCCAATCTGTCATACAGTAATGAACGCTAGAGACAGTGCGCGGTTTGTTTTGCTAGGATAAACAATATAACCGACAACCCTACCAGAAGCCCTGCGAGTGAGAATTTCACAACAGTTTTATTTGTTCGCGTAAATCTTATTAGGATGCATACTTTCAAAATAGGCGATCGCAGCTTCACCAAACGCTTAGACAGCCGCCGCACCAACTGCGGGTTAAACCAGTCTTCCGATATCGGGAGCCCCCCACTCCTCTGCAATTACTGCTCCCAATACGGTTCAGTTAAGGTCGCGAGGGGAGCACCAAACCCGGTATCTTGGAGATACCGGGTTTCTAAATAACTGCTTAACTGAACTGTATTGTTACTGCTCCGGCTAGCGACCCGCTTCTCCTGTAGCAATATTTTAGTAATTAGCTCTCTTCCATCACTTTCGCGAAAGAAAATTTGAAACCCTATTTTTAGGTTAGTCCGCGCAGGCGGACTTTGTTTGTATAGTTGTGACTTCCAGTCGCCTCAATTATTCTCTATCTAGAGTGATAAAAGAGCGTTAGAGGCAATGCGATCGCGACTTTTTAATCGAAAAGCTTGAGAAAGTTCAGAAAAAACTTGGTAAATACGAACAAGAATATGTTGAGCTTCCACAATGGCATAAAGCTTTGCCGTTTACAGCAAGTTCAGAATAGTTCTGGTGGTATGCGGGGATGATAAGTTTTCAATATGCTTGACAGTCGTGACAAACACCTGGCTCAGGTGTTAATTAGCTAGTTTTTTAGGGAATTTTAAGTAAGTATACTGTGGCATCTTTTTTCCCACATGGAAATTCTTACTCCTGAAAGTATGAAAACGCGCTTACCATTTGCCTTAGACTGGACAGTGTTCTTGACTATATTGGCTTTGCCTGTGATTCACTTTTGTGTTAGCAAAGTAGCCTTATCACTGGCTTTCAAGAATGGTGTAACAGTGGTTTGGCCTACAGCAGGCATTTACTTAGCAGCCGTTTTGGTGCTTGGGTATCGCATTTGGCCTGCTATCTTGTTCAGTGAATTGCTGATCAACTCCTCATTAATTTATCAAAATATTGTAGTTAGCGTTTCCATTTCAATCATCGACCTGTTAGATCCACTGCTCGTTACTTTTGGAATCCACTATTTCATCAG
This genomic interval from Scytonema hofmannii PCC 7110 contains the following:
- a CDS encoding helix-turn-helix domain-containing protein translates to MKKIYCRLAVLMAEKDPQLSQRQLSRETGLDITTINRLFTNKFSRVDVTTIEVLCNYFGKDVGDLLQMRQPEDIPQRRTRKRAKSEPSSEEAA